From the Streptomyces sp. KMM 9044 genome, one window contains:
- a CDS encoding ABC transporter permease/substrate binding protein: MPRIPLGEWVNSGVDWLLANVTWLFDFFKAVFTGAYDGVNAVLQAPEPLLLAGIFAVIAFWLRGTLAGVLTFLGFAFIDSMELWADSMVTLSLVLVATLIALVIGVPVGIWAARSDRVSALVRPVLDFMQTLPAMIYLIPAILFFGTGPAPGIVATLIFALAPGVRMTELGIRQVDKDLVEAAEAFGTTPRNTLLRVQLPLALPTVMAGVNQVIMLGLSMAAIAGMVGTGGLGGAVIEAIGQLNIGLGAESGLAIVILAIYLDRMTSALGTQVSPLGRRAAARARAAQGLKIWSYRPRPQVAVIGVVVLALVAGGMGVFGGSGKSGGTDTVADAGNVGNGKKISIGYIPWDEGVASTFLWKEVLERRGFEVEATQFDAGPLYTALAQGDIDFQTDSWLPTTHAEYWKKYGGKLEDLGTWYEETTLELAVPAYMEDFDSLEDLEGRADTFDGKITGIESSAGMMGLLKDRVLPGYGLDEEYKVVDSSTPAMLAELKRAYGKQEPVVVTLWSPHWAYSDYDLKKLKDPKGAWGEGDAVHTLGRKGFTAENPTAGQWLKDFSMSEEELTSLEAGINRAGKGRQQDAVRAWLKDNPDVVDKLAPVKSGSAATPAEAKRPLTVAWFPWEEDIAITYLWKNVLERRGYRMNLKQMEVGPVYTGLAGGDIDLNFDAWLPYAQKNFWDQSKDRLVDLGTWYEPTSLEVSVPSYVKDVKSLEDLKGKADLFDGRIVGIEPGTGEMDLLKNKVLPGYGLDEEYKVVDGSTPAMLAELKRAYSKKEPIAVTLWSPHWSYSEYELTKLKDDKKLFGEGNTIRTIAKKAFPGQYPELTKWIKGFRMSEDELGTLEKEIKDRGQGKEEAAVAAWLEEHPDVVGRMTPQ; this comes from the coding sequence GTGCCTAGGATCCCGCTCGGCGAATGGGTCAACAGCGGTGTCGACTGGCTGCTCGCCAACGTGACCTGGCTGTTCGACTTCTTCAAGGCCGTCTTCACCGGTGCCTACGACGGCGTCAACGCCGTCCTCCAGGCCCCCGAGCCGCTGCTGCTCGCCGGTATCTTCGCGGTGATCGCCTTCTGGCTGCGCGGCACCCTTGCCGGTGTCCTCACCTTCCTGGGATTCGCCTTCATCGATTCCATGGAACTGTGGGCGGACTCGATGGTGACGCTGTCACTGGTCCTCGTGGCCACCCTCATCGCGCTGGTCATCGGAGTGCCCGTAGGTATCTGGGCGGCACGCTCGGACCGGGTCAGCGCCCTGGTGCGGCCGGTCCTGGACTTCATGCAGACGCTGCCCGCGATGATCTACCTCATCCCGGCGATCCTCTTCTTCGGGACGGGCCCCGCCCCCGGCATCGTCGCCACCCTGATCTTCGCGCTTGCCCCCGGCGTGCGCATGACCGAGCTGGGCATCCGCCAGGTCGACAAGGACCTCGTGGAGGCGGCCGAGGCGTTCGGCACCACGCCCCGCAACACGCTGCTGCGCGTCCAGCTGCCGCTGGCGCTGCCCACTGTGATGGCGGGCGTCAACCAGGTGATCATGCTCGGTCTGTCCATGGCCGCGATCGCCGGCATGGTCGGCACCGGCGGCCTCGGCGGTGCGGTCATCGAGGCCATCGGCCAGCTCAACATCGGTCTCGGTGCCGAGTCCGGCCTCGCCATCGTCATCCTGGCGATCTATCTCGACCGCATGACCAGTGCCCTGGGCACCCAGGTGTCCCCGCTCGGCCGTCGCGCCGCCGCCAGGGCCCGCGCCGCCCAGGGACTGAAGATCTGGTCCTACCGGCCCCGCCCGCAGGTCGCCGTGATCGGTGTCGTCGTCCTGGCCCTGGTGGCCGGCGGCATGGGCGTCTTCGGCGGCAGTGGCAAGAGCGGCGGTACCGACACCGTTGCCGACGCCGGGAACGTCGGCAACGGCAAGAAGATCTCCATCGGTTACATCCCCTGGGACGAGGGCGTCGCCTCCACCTTCCTGTGGAAGGAGGTCCTCGAGCGGCGCGGCTTCGAGGTCGAGGCCACGCAGTTCGACGCCGGCCCGCTCTACACCGCGCTCGCGCAGGGCGACATCGACTTCCAGACGGACTCGTGGCTGCCCACCACCCACGCCGAGTACTGGAAGAAGTACGGCGGCAAGCTCGAGGACCTCGGCACCTGGTACGAGGAGACGACGCTCGAACTCGCCGTGCCCGCCTACATGGAGGACTTCGACTCCCTCGAGGACCTCGAGGGCAGAGCCGACACCTTCGACGGGAAGATCACCGGCATCGAGTCCAGCGCCGGCATGATGGGCCTGCTCAAGGACAGGGTCCTGCCGGGATACGGCCTGGACGAGGAGTACAAGGTCGTCGACAGCTCCACGCCGGCGATGCTGGCCGAGCTCAAGCGCGCCTACGGCAAGCAGGAACCGGTCGTCGTCACGCTCTGGTCGCCGCACTGGGCGTACAGCGACTACGACCTGAAGAAGCTCAAGGACCCCAAGGGCGCCTGGGGCGAGGGTGACGCCGTGCACACCCTGGGGCGCAAGGGCTTCACCGCCGAGAACCCCACCGCCGGCCAGTGGCTGAAGGACTTCTCGATGAGCGAGGAGGAACTCACCAGCCTGGAGGCCGGGATCAACAGGGCCGGCAAGGGCAGGCAGCAGGACGCCGTCCGCGCGTGGCTCAAGGACAACCCGGACGTCGTCGACAAGCTGGCCCCGGTGAAGTCCGGTTCCGCCGCCACCCCGGCCGAGGCGAAGCGCCCGCTGACCGTCGCGTGGTTCCCCTGGGAGGAGGACATCGCGATCACCTACCTGTGGAAGAACGTCCTCGAGCGGCGCGGCTACAGGATGAACCTGAAGCAGATGGAGGTCGGCCCGGTCTACACCGGCCTCGCCGGTGGGGACATCGACCTCAACTTCGACGCCTGGCTGCCGTATGCCCAGAAGAACTTCTGGGACCAGAGCAAGGACAGACTGGTCGACCTCGGCACCTGGTACGAGCCGACCTCGCTGGAGGTCTCCGTCCCCTCGTACGTCAAGGACGTCAAGTCCCTCGAGGACCTCAAGGGCAAGGCGGACCTCTTCGACGGGCGGATCGTCGGCATCGAACCGGGTACCGGCGAGATGGACCTGCTCAAGAACAAGGTCCTGCCGGGATACGGCCTGGACGAGGAGTACAAGGTCGTCGACGGCTCCACGCCGGCGATGCTGGCCGAGCTCAAGCGCGCCTACTCCAAGAAGGAGCCGATCGCGGTCACCCTCTGGTCCCCGCACTGGTCGTACAGCGAGTACGAGCTGACCAAGCTGAAGGACGACAAGAAGCTCTTCGGCGAGGGCAACACCATCCGCACCATCGCGAAGAAGGCGTTTCCCGGGCAGTACCCCGAACTCACCAAGTGGATCAAGGGTTTCAGGATGAGTGAGGACGAGCTCGGCACGCTCGAGAAGGAGATCAAGGACCGCGGCCAGGGCAAGGAGGAGGCAGCCGTCGCCGCCTGGCTCGAGGAGCACCCGGACGTGGTGGGACGCATGACCCCGCAGTGA
- a CDS encoding helix-turn-helix domain-containing protein, producing MGDHKEQPLRVGAAVRRRRRTLDLTLAVVAQRSGLSVPFLSQIENERARPSQSSLEKVADALRTTAVELLAAADPACSVDVVRAEGTEQLPEPRVRSLVRGHHQMHASEFTGDHDAGREFHFRNDQLMYVADGAVEVEAEGRAYRLGRGDTLYLTGGVRHRWRAAVAETRLVVVAVAEHIEAVRDKPRR from the coding sequence ATGGGCGACCACAAAGAACAGCCACTGCGCGTGGGCGCGGCCGTGCGGCGGCGCCGTCGCACGCTCGATCTCACGCTCGCCGTCGTGGCCCAGCGCAGCGGCCTGTCTGTCCCGTTCCTGAGCCAGATCGAGAACGAGCGCGCGCGCCCCAGCCAGAGTTCCCTGGAGAAGGTCGCCGACGCCCTGCGCACCACCGCCGTGGAACTCCTCGCCGCCGCCGACCCGGCGTGCAGTGTCGACGTCGTCCGCGCGGAGGGCACCGAGCAGTTGCCGGAACCTCGTGTCCGGTCCCTGGTACGGGGCCATCACCAGATGCACGCCTCCGAGTTCACCGGCGACCACGACGCCGGGCGTGAATTCCATTTCCGCAACGACCAGTTGATGTACGTCGCGGACGGTGCCGTGGAGGTCGAGGCGGAAGGCCGCGCCTACCGCCTCGGCCGCGGCGACACCCTGTACCTCACCGGAGGCGTCCGGCACCGGTGGCGGGCCGCGGTCGCGGAGACCCGGCTGGTCGTCGTCGCCGTCGCCGAGCACATCGAGGCGGTCCGGGACAAGCCCCGCCGGTGA
- a CDS encoding helical backbone metal receptor codes for MRIVSLVPSLTEAVALSAPGTLVGATDWCTHPAGLDVVRIGGTKNPEVGRITALAPDLVIANEEENRAPDLDGLRAAGLEVLVTKVRTLPQAFGELARVLTACGVSTRTRWLDDAEAAWEAVAAPAARRTAVVPVWRRPWMVLGRDTFAGDLLSRLGIDHLYAGHPERYPRVPLDALRAKTPDLVVLPDEPYRFTADDGPDAFPGLPCALVGGRHLTWYGPSLAEAAAVLPRELRAADRR; via the coding sequence GTGCGGATCGTCTCCCTCGTCCCGTCCCTCACCGAGGCCGTGGCGCTGTCCGCTCCCGGTACCCTGGTCGGCGCCACCGACTGGTGCACGCATCCCGCCGGACTGGACGTGGTACGGATCGGCGGCACGAAGAACCCGGAGGTCGGCCGGATCACCGCCCTCGCCCCCGATCTGGTGATCGCCAACGAGGAGGAGAACCGCGCCCCCGACCTCGACGGCCTGCGCGCGGCGGGCCTCGAGGTCCTGGTGACAAAGGTACGGACGCTGCCCCAGGCCTTCGGCGAGCTGGCAAGGGTGCTCACGGCGTGCGGCGTGAGCACCCGCACCCGATGGCTGGACGACGCCGAAGCCGCCTGGGAGGCCGTGGCAGCCCCGGCGGCCCGCCGGACCGCGGTCGTGCCGGTCTGGCGGCGGCCCTGGATGGTGCTGGGCCGCGACACCTTCGCCGGCGACCTGCTGTCCCGCCTCGGCATCGACCACCTGTACGCAGGACATCCGGAACGCTATCCCCGCGTACCCCTGGACGCGTTGCGCGCGAAGACCCCGGACCTCGTCGTGCTGCCCGACGAGCCGTACCGCTTCACCGCCGACGACGGCCCCGATGCCTTTCCCGGACTGCCCTGTGCCCTGGTCGGCGGCCGGCACCTCACCTGGTACGGGCCGTCGCTGGCCGAGGCGGCGGCGGTGCTGCCCCGGGAACTGCGAGCGGCAGACCGCCGATAG
- a CDS encoding LysR family transcriptional regulator, with product MSTTDDHAGQRPVTTGTLAHRVPDLGALELLLAVARVGSLGGAARELGITQPAASSRVRSMERQLGVALVDRSPRGSRLTDAGALVTDWARRIVEAAEAFDAGAQALRDRRDSRLRVAASMTIAEYLLPGWLLALRAQRPDTAVSLLAGNSATVAERLLTDEADVGFVEGLTVPTGLDSVVIAHDRLIVVTAPSHAWARRRRPLAAEELATTPLILREKGSGTRQVLDTALGGLARPLIELSSTTAVKAAAVSGAGPAVLSELAVGEELAMRRLIRVPVDGIALARDLRAVWPTGHRPTGPARDLLALTRG from the coding sequence ATGAGTACGACGGACGACCACGCGGGACAGCGGCCTGTGACCACGGGGACCCTGGCCCACCGGGTGCCGGACCTCGGGGCGCTGGAGCTGCTGCTGGCGGTGGCGCGGGTCGGGAGCCTGGGCGGCGCGGCGCGCGAGCTGGGCATCACCCAGCCCGCGGCCAGCAGCCGCGTCCGGTCCATGGAGCGGCAGCTCGGCGTGGCGCTGGTGGACCGCTCACCGCGCGGATCGCGCCTGACCGACGCCGGAGCGCTCGTCACCGACTGGGCACGGCGGATCGTGGAGGCCGCGGAGGCCTTCGACGCCGGCGCGCAGGCACTGCGGGACCGCAGGGACTCACGGCTGCGGGTGGCAGCGAGCATGACGATCGCCGAGTACCTGCTGCCGGGCTGGCTGCTCGCGCTGCGTGCGCAGCGGCCGGACACGGCGGTGTCCCTGCTGGCCGGGAACTCCGCGACGGTCGCGGAGCGGCTGCTCACGGACGAGGCGGACGTGGGCTTCGTCGAGGGGCTGACCGTGCCGACGGGCCTGGACTCCGTGGTGATCGCCCACGACCGGCTGATCGTGGTGACGGCGCCGTCCCATGCCTGGGCCCGCCGCCGTCGCCCGCTCGCCGCCGAGGAGCTGGCGACCACCCCGCTCATCCTGCGCGAGAAGGGCTCCGGCACCCGGCAGGTCCTGGACACCGCGCTGGGCGGCCTGGCCCGCCCGCTGATCGAACTGTCCTCCACGACCGCGGTGAAGGCCGCCGCGGTGAGCGGCGCGGGCCCGGCCGTCCTCAGCGAACTGGCCGTGGGGGAGGAGCTGGCGATGCGCCGCCTCATCCGCGTCCCCGTGGACGGCATCGCCCTGGCCCGCGACCTGCGCGCGGTCTGGCCCACCGGCCACCGCCCCACGGGCCCGGCCCGTGACCTGTTGGCCCTGACCCGAGGCTGA
- a CDS encoding gamma-glutamyl-gamma-aminobutyrate hydrolase family protein, protein MTARPLIGISTYEESGVRWGAWQMDAALLPIGYPRLVQRAGGLAAMLPPDAPEQAAATVARLDGLVVAGGADVEPVRYGAEPDPRTGPPDRARDTWELALIRAALDRRVPLLGICRGLQLLNVALGGTLVQHLDGHRGVLPGVFGRHPVKPVPGTRYADAVPEETSVPAFHHQAVDRLGEGLVPSAYAADGTVEAVELPTGAWVLGVQWHPEMDEDLRVVRHLVQAATPP, encoded by the coding sequence ATGACGGCCAGGCCGCTGATCGGCATCAGCACGTACGAGGAGTCCGGGGTCCGGTGGGGCGCGTGGCAGATGGACGCCGCGCTGTTGCCCATCGGGTATCCGCGGCTCGTGCAGCGGGCCGGCGGACTGGCCGCGATGCTCCCGCCGGACGCGCCCGAGCAGGCCGCCGCGACGGTGGCCCGGCTCGACGGGCTGGTCGTCGCGGGCGGGGCCGACGTGGAGCCGGTCCGCTACGGCGCCGAGCCCGACCCGCGCACCGGGCCGCCCGACCGTGCCCGGGACACCTGGGAACTCGCCCTGATCCGAGCGGCGCTGGACCGCCGCGTTCCGCTGCTCGGGATCTGCCGGGGCCTGCAGTTGCTGAACGTGGCCCTGGGCGGCACCCTCGTCCAGCACCTCGACGGCCACCGGGGGGTGCTGCCGGGGGTCTTCGGCCGGCACCCGGTCAAGCCGGTGCCGGGCACGCGGTACGCCGACGCCGTCCCGGAGGAGACGTCCGTACCGGCCTTCCACCACCAGGCGGTGGACCGTCTCGGCGAGGGCCTGGTCCCGTCGGCGTACGCGGCGGACGGGACCGTGGAGGCGGTCGAACTCCCGACGGGTGCATGGGTCCTGGGCGTGCAGTGGCATCCGGAGATGGACGAGGACCTGCGGGTGGTACGCCATCTGGTCCAGGCGGCCACCCCACCGTGA
- the eat gene encoding ethanolamine permease gives MPDDYLDRRKLRRGSAGWMLLTGLGVAYVVSGDYSGWNFGLAEGGFGGLAIAMVLMGTLYVCMVFALAELSSVLPTAGGGYGFARRALGPWGGFLTGTAILIEYVLAPAAISIFIGDYVESLGLFGLESGWPVYLACFVVFIGIHLWGVGEALRFSFVVTGIAVAALIVFALGALPSFDASSLDDIPVDASSFGANSWLPMGLLGIWAAFPFGMWFFLGVEGVPLAAEETRDPARTLPKAIRWSMGILVVLAVVTFFAAAGARGSAAVQDAGNPLVEALQPDGEATVLSRIVNYAGLAGLVASFFSLIYAGSRQLFALSRAGYLPRFLSLTNRRRAPYLGLLVPGAIGFALAAGTGNGARMLNVAVFGATISYALMSLSHIVLRRREPELPRPYPTPGGVLTSSVALVLACAALAATFLVDVTAAFIALAVYIVAVAYFGLYSRRHLVARAPEEEFAALAAAEAELSRG, from the coding sequence GTGCCGGACGACTATCTGGACCGCAGGAAGCTGCGCCGCGGCAGCGCCGGCTGGATGCTGCTGACCGGTCTCGGCGTCGCGTACGTCGTGTCCGGCGACTACTCGGGCTGGAACTTCGGCCTGGCCGAAGGCGGTTTCGGCGGTCTGGCGATCGCCATGGTGCTCATGGGCACCCTGTACGTCTGCATGGTCTTCGCGCTCGCCGAGCTGTCCTCGGTCCTGCCCACCGCCGGCGGCGGCTACGGCTTCGCCCGCCGGGCGCTCGGCCCCTGGGGCGGTTTCCTCACCGGCACCGCCATCCTGATCGAGTACGTCCTCGCACCCGCCGCGATCTCCATCTTCATCGGTGACTACGTCGAGTCGCTGGGCCTGTTCGGCCTCGAGTCCGGCTGGCCGGTCTACCTCGCCTGCTTCGTGGTCTTCATCGGCATCCACCTGTGGGGCGTCGGCGAGGCGCTGCGGTTCAGCTTCGTCGTCACCGGGATCGCCGTGGCCGCCCTGATCGTCTTCGCGCTGGGCGCGCTGCCCTCGTTCGACGCGTCCTCGCTCGACGACATCCCGGTGGACGCGTCGTCCTTCGGCGCGAACTCCTGGCTGCCGATGGGTCTGCTCGGCATCTGGGCGGCGTTCCCGTTCGGCATGTGGTTCTTCCTGGGCGTCGAGGGCGTACCGCTCGCCGCCGAGGAGACCAGGGACCCCGCCAGGACGCTGCCGAAGGCGATCCGCTGGTCCATGGGCATCCTCGTGGTCCTGGCGGTGGTCACCTTCTTCGCCGCGGCCGGGGCGCGTGGCTCGGCCGCCGTGCAGGACGCGGGCAACCCGCTGGTGGAGGCGCTCCAGCCGGACGGTGAGGCGACCGTGCTCAGCCGGATCGTGAACTACGCGGGGCTCGCCGGCCTGGTGGCGTCGTTCTTCTCGCTGATCTACGCCGGGTCCCGTCAGCTGTTCGCGCTGTCCCGTGCGGGCTATCTGCCGAGGTTCCTGTCCCTCACCAACCGCCGCAGGGCCCCGTACCTCGGACTGCTGGTGCCCGGCGCGATCGGCTTCGCGCTGGCCGCCGGCACGGGCAACGGCGCGCGCATGCTGAACGTCGCCGTCTTCGGCGCGACCATCTCCTACGCGCTGATGTCCCTGTCGCACATCGTGCTGCGCCGCCGCGAACCGGAGCTGCCGCGGCCGTACCCTACGCCGGGCGGGGTGCTGACCTCGTCGGTCGCGCTGGTGCTCGCCTGTGCGGCGCTGGCGGCGACCTTCCTGGTCGATGTGACGGCTGCGTTCATCGCGCTGGCGGTGTACATCGTGGCCGTGGCGTACTTCGGCCTGTACAGCCGCAGGCATCTGGTGGCGAGGGCACCGGAGGAGGAGTTCGCGGCGCTGGCGGCGGCCGAGGCGGAGTTGTCCCGGGGCTGA
- a CDS encoding FadR/GntR family transcriptional regulator has product MSEEEDGALGDGLAPVLRPVRAGNGFEEALEQILQVVRLGLVPGGERLPAERELAERLGISRVTLREVLKVLQDQGLVEPRRGRYGGTFVLSRPTDAGGTELRRRIAEVDIEDVLRFREVLEVGAAGLCADHGLSDARAARLRGALRGTRDAPLAGYRRLDTLFHLTLAELSGSPTLTAQYAAVRATVNDLLDCIPLLVRNLEHSQRQHTMLAEAVLDGDADGAREIAREHCAGTAALLRGFLA; this is encoded by the coding sequence ATGTCGGAGGAAGAGGACGGCGCGCTCGGTGACGGTCTCGCGCCGGTGCTGCGGCCGGTGCGCGCGGGCAACGGCTTCGAGGAGGCGCTGGAGCAGATCCTGCAGGTGGTGCGGCTGGGTCTGGTGCCGGGCGGGGAGCGGCTGCCGGCCGAGCGGGAGCTGGCGGAGCGGCTGGGGATCAGCCGGGTGACGCTGCGCGAGGTGCTGAAGGTGCTCCAGGACCAGGGCCTCGTGGAGCCCCGGCGCGGCAGGTACGGCGGCACGTTCGTGCTGTCCCGGCCGACGGACGCGGGCGGGACCGAACTGCGGCGGCGGATCGCCGAGGTCGACATCGAGGACGTACTGCGGTTCCGGGAGGTGCTGGAGGTCGGCGCGGCGGGTCTGTGCGCCGACCACGGTCTGTCGGACGCGCGGGCGGCGCGGCTCCGTGGGGCGCTGAGGGGCACACGGGACGCCCCGCTGGCCGGGTACCGCCGCCTGGACACGCTGTTCCACCTCACGCTGGCGGAGCTGTCCGGCTCGCCGACGCTGACCGCGCAGTACGCGGCCGTACGGGCGACGGTGAACGACCTGCTGGACTGCATCCCCCTGCTGGTGCGCAATCTGGAGCACTCGCAGCGACAGCACACCATGCTGGCCGAGGCGGTGCTGGACGGGGACGCGGACGGGGCGCGGGAGATCGCGCGCGAGCACTGCGCGGGGACGGCGGCACTGCTGCGGGGTTTCCTGGCGTGA
- a CDS encoding glutamine synthetase family protein has translation MPDPTPPLGVEELHALVAGGEIDTVVLAFPDMQGRLQGKRFAARFFLDEVLRHGTEGCNYLLAVDADMNTVDGYAMSSWERGYGDFAMFPDLDTLRRVPWNEGTALVVADLAWADGSPVVAAPRQILRRQLERLAALGYTAQVGTELEFIVFRDTYEQAWDAGYRGLTPANQYNVDYSVLGTGRIEPLLRRIRNEMAAAGLTVESAKGECNPGQHEIAFRYDEALVTCDQHAVYKTGAKEIAAQEGVSITFMAKYNEREGNSCHIHLSLAGLDGTTSAMPGSAQDPDSMSDVMRHFLAGQLVVLREFSLLYAPHINSYKRFQPGSFAPTAVAWGHDNRTCALRVVGHGRSLRFENRLPGGDVNPHLAVAGMVAAGLYGVEHGLELPEPCPGNAYAAGFERVPTTLREAAELWENSSIAKAAFGDEVVAHYLNMARVEVDAYDAAVTDWELRRSFERM, from the coding sequence GTGCCAGACCCCACGCCCCCGCTCGGTGTCGAGGAACTGCACGCCCTCGTCGCGGGCGGTGAGATCGACACGGTCGTCCTGGCCTTCCCCGACATGCAGGGGAGGCTCCAGGGCAAGCGGTTCGCCGCGCGCTTCTTCCTCGACGAGGTGCTCCGGCACGGCACCGAGGGCTGCAACTACCTGCTGGCCGTCGACGCCGACATGAACACCGTCGACGGCTACGCCATGTCCTCCTGGGAGCGCGGCTACGGTGACTTCGCCATGTTCCCCGACCTCGACACGCTCCGCCGCGTGCCGTGGAACGAGGGCACCGCCCTGGTCGTGGCCGACCTGGCCTGGGCCGACGGCTCCCCGGTCGTCGCCGCCCCCCGCCAGATACTGCGCCGCCAGCTGGAGCGCCTGGCCGCACTCGGGTACACCGCCCAGGTCGGCACCGAGCTGGAGTTCATCGTCTTCCGGGACACCTACGAGCAGGCCTGGGACGCCGGCTACCGCGGGCTCACCCCGGCCAACCAGTACAACGTCGACTACTCGGTGCTCGGCACCGGCCGGATCGAACCCCTGCTGCGCCGCATCCGCAACGAGATGGCCGCCGCCGGCCTCACCGTCGAGTCCGCCAAGGGCGAGTGCAACCCCGGCCAGCACGAAATCGCCTTCCGCTACGACGAGGCCCTGGTCACCTGCGACCAGCACGCCGTCTACAAGACCGGCGCCAAGGAGATCGCCGCCCAGGAGGGCGTGTCGATCACCTTCATGGCCAAGTACAACGAACGCGAGGGCAACTCCTGCCACATCCACCTCTCCCTCGCCGGCCTCGACGGCACCACCAGCGCCATGCCGGGTTCAGCGCAGGACCCCGACTCCATGTCGGACGTCATGCGGCACTTCCTCGCCGGACAGCTCGTCGTGCTCCGTGAGTTCTCCCTGCTCTACGCCCCGCACATCAACTCCTACAAGCGGTTCCAGCCGGGCTCGTTCGCGCCGACCGCCGTCGCCTGGGGGCACGACAACCGCACTTGTGCCCTGCGCGTCGTCGGCCACGGCCGTTCCCTGCGCTTCGAGAACCGGCTGCCCGGCGGTGACGTCAACCCGCATCTCGCCGTGGCGGGCATGGTCGCGGCCGGGCTGTACGGCGTCGAGCACGGTCTTGAACTGCCCGAGCCCTGTCCGGGCAACGCCTACGCCGCCGGCTTCGAGCGCGTTCCGACGACCCTGCGGGAAGCCGCCGAACTGTGGGAGAACAGCAGCATCGCGAAGGCGGCCTTCGGCGACGAGGTCGTCGCGCACTACCTCAACATGGCGCGCGTCGAGGTGGACGCCTACGACGCCGCGGTCACCGACTGGGAGCTGCGCCGCTCCTTCGAACGCATGTGA
- a CDS encoding aldehyde dehydrogenase family protein yields the protein MPLPDALPADVSLTAELHVLNPATEETVATVPAASAADVDAAVTAAARAQTTWAALGPGDRARLLRRFAATVDEHLEELARLEVREAGHTLGNARWEAGNVRDLLDYAAGGVERLTGRQIPAAGGLDVTFLEPLGVVGVIAPWNFPMPIAAWGAVPALAAGNAVLLKPAETTPLTALRLARLGLEAGLPEGLFQVLPGHGPVAGDALVEHPGVAKIVFTGSTAVGRRVAAKGAALLKPVTLELGGKSPNIVFADADLEAAAATAPMSFLDNAGQDCCARTRILVQRSAYDRFLGLLAPAIESVVVGDPAGERTDMGPLISRAQLDRVRSYVPDDADKIRGKAPEGGPGFWFPPTVLTGVDPHARVAVEEVFGPVAVVLPFEDEADAIRLANATEYGLSGSVWTRDVGRALRVSGAVRAGNLSVNSHSSVRYSTPFGGFKQSGLGRELGPDALAAFTGTKNVFISTEGTASSASTSSTESTEGTEGPAQ from the coding sequence TTGCCGCTGCCCGACGCACTGCCCGCCGACGTGTCGCTGACCGCCGAGCTGCACGTACTGAACCCCGCCACCGAAGAGACCGTCGCCACCGTCCCCGCCGCCTCCGCGGCCGACGTCGACGCCGCCGTCACAGCGGCCGCGCGGGCGCAGACGACCTGGGCCGCCCTGGGCCCCGGCGACCGCGCCCGGCTGCTGCGCCGGTTCGCCGCCACCGTCGACGAGCACCTGGAGGAACTGGCCCGCCTCGAGGTCCGGGAGGCCGGGCACACCCTCGGCAACGCCCGCTGGGAGGCCGGAAACGTCCGGGATTTGCTCGACTACGCCGCCGGGGGGGTGGAGCGGCTCACCGGCCGGCAGATCCCGGCCGCCGGCGGCCTGGACGTCACGTTCCTCGAACCGCTCGGCGTCGTCGGCGTCATCGCGCCCTGGAACTTCCCGATGCCGATCGCGGCCTGGGGCGCGGTACCGGCCCTCGCGGCAGGCAACGCGGTCCTCCTCAAACCCGCCGAGACGACCCCGCTCACCGCGCTGCGCCTGGCCCGGCTCGGCCTGGAGGCGGGTCTGCCCGAAGGGCTGTTCCAGGTGCTGCCCGGCCATGGGCCGGTCGCCGGCGACGCGCTCGTCGAGCACCCCGGCGTCGCCAAGATCGTGTTCACCGGCTCGACGGCCGTGGGCCGGCGGGTGGCGGCCAAGGGCGCGGCACTGCTCAAGCCGGTCACCCTCGAACTCGGCGGCAAGAGCCCCAACATCGTCTTCGCCGACGCCGATCTCGAAGCCGCCGCGGCCACCGCCCCCATGTCCTTCCTGGACAACGCCGGCCAGGACTGCTGCGCCCGCACCCGCATCCTCGTCCAGCGCTCGGCGTACGACCGCTTCCTCGGCCTTCTCGCCCCCGCGATCGAGTCCGTCGTCGTCGGCGACCCGGCCGGCGAGCGGACCGACATGGGCCCGCTGATCTCCCGGGCCCAGCTGGACCGCGTCCGCTCCTACGTCCCCGACGACGCCGACAAAATCCGCGGCAAGGCCCCCGAGGGCGGCCCGGGCTTCTGGTTCCCGCCCACCGTCCTCACCGGTGTCGACCCGCACGCGCGCGTGGCCGTCGAGGAGGTCTTCGGGCCCGTCGCCGTCGTGCTGCCCTTCGAGGACGAGGCCGATGCGATCCGCCTGGCCAATGCCACCGAGTACGGCCTGTCCGGCTCGGTCTGGACCCGGGACGTCGGCCGTGCCCTGCGGGTCTCGGGCGCCGTCCGCGCCGGGAACCTGTCCGTCAACTCCCACTCCAGCGTCCGCTACTCGACGCCTTTCGGGGGGTTCAAGCAGTCCGGCCTCGGCCGTGAACTCGGCCCCGACGCCCTGGCCGCCTTCACCGGGACCAAGAACGTCTTCATCAGCACCGAAGGTACGGCGAGCAGCGCGAGCACATCAAGCACCGAGAGCACCGAAGGCACGGAGGGCCCCGCACAGTGA